The following proteins are co-located in the Manihot esculenta cultivar AM560-2 chromosome 7, M.esculenta_v8, whole genome shotgun sequence genome:
- the LOC110619730 gene encoding 14-3-3-like protein 16R: MAAGSPREDNVYMAKLAEQAERYEEMVQFMEKVVFSTPESDELTVEERNLLSVAYKNVIGARRASWRIISSIEQKEESRGNADHVAAIKEYRAKIEGELSEICGGILKLLDEKLVPAAASGDSKVFYLKMKGDYHRYLAEFKTGNERKEAAENTLNAYKSAQDIANAELAPTHPIRLGLALNFSVFYYEILNSPDRACNLAKQAFDEAISELDTLGEDSYKDSTLIMQLLRDNLTLWTSDMQDDGTDEIKDAAKREEEQKQ, from the exons ATGGCCGCTGGATCTCCACGTGAAGACAACGTTTACATGGCCAAGCTTGCTGAGCAAGCCGAGCGCTATGAGGAAATGGTTCAGTTCATGGAGAAGGTGGTCTTTTCCACACCGGAATCAGATGAGCTCACCGTTGAGGAGCGCAATCTCCTTTCCGTCGCATATAAGAACGTGATCGGCGCCCGCCGTGCATCCTGGAGGATCATTTCCTCCATTGAACAGAAGGAAGAAAGCCGAGGGAACGCCGACCACGTCGCTGCAATCAAGGAGTACAGGGCCAAGATCGAGGGCGAGCTCTCCGAGATCTGCGGAGGCATCTTGAAGCTTTTGGATGAGAAGCTCGTGCCGGCTGCTGCCAGCGGCGATTCCAAGGTGTTTTACTTGAAGATGAAGGGAGATTACCATAGGTATCTCGCCGAGTTCAAGACTGGGAATGAGAGGAAGGAGGCTGCTGAGAATACGCTCAACGCGTATAAATCTGCACAG GATATTGCAAATGCTGAACTAGCTCCAACTCATCCCATCCGGCTAGGACTGGCATTGAACTTTTCTGTGTTTTACTACGAGATCTTGAATTCTCCGGACCGTGCTTGCAATCTTGCTAAACAG GCATTTGATGAAGCCATCTCAGAGCTCGATACATTGGGAGAGGATTCATACAAGGATAGCACTTTGATCATGCAACTCCTTCGGGATAATCTCACTTTGTGGACCTCAGATATGCAG GATGATGGTACTGATGAGATCAAAGACGCAGCAAAGCGTGAGGAAGAGCAAAAGCAATGA
- the LOC110619142 gene encoding feruloyl CoA ortho-hydroxylase F6H1-3: MAPAMALSSTDSFDLTDFVINKGNGVKGLSDLGIKSLPSQYIQPQEALINIIPQKSIPVIDMSNWENDPRVAESVCEAAEKFGFFQLVNHGVPLEVLDGVKDATHRFFGLPAEEKRKFSKELSSTNNIRFGTSFSPDAEKALEWKDYLSLFYVSEEEASVLWPSACRDEVLEYMKKSQVLCTKLMTALMEKLNVKEIDESKESLLMGSKRINLNYYPRCPNPQLTVGVGRHSDVSSLTFLLQDEIGGLYVRINEGKGDEDGWVHVPPIEGSLVINVGDALQILSNGRYKSVEHCVIASGSKNRISIPIFVNPKPNDVIGPLPELIAAGEKPKYKNILYSDYVKHFFRKAHDGKKTVAFAEI, from the coding sequence ATGGCTCCAGCAATGGCATTATCATCCACCGATTCCTTTGATCTCACTGATTTTGTCATTAACAAAGGCAATGGAGTAAAGGGTCTTTCTGATTTGGGCATCAAAAGCCTTCCCTCTCAGTATATTCAACCTCAAGAGGCATTGATCAATATCATCCCACAAAAATCTATTCCTGTTATTGATATGTCCAACTGGGAAAATGACCCCAGAGTTGCTGAATCAGTCTGTGAAGCTGCAGAGAAATTTGGCTTCTTCCAGCTGGTTAACCATGGCGTGCCACTTGAGGTACTCGATGGCGTTAAGGATGCAACCCATCGGTTCTTTGGGTTGCCAGCAGAGGAGAAGAGGAAGTTCTCCAAAGAGCTTTCTTCCACCAACAATATCAGATTTGGAACCAGCTTTAGTCCTGATGCAGAGAAAGCTCTTGAATGGAAAGATTACCTTAGCCTCTTCTATGTCTCTGAGGAGGAGGCTTCTGTATTGTGGCCTTCTGCTTGCAGAGATGAAGTCCTTGAATACATGAAGAAATCTCAAGTCCTCTGCACGAAGCTAATGACTGCACTCATGGAGAAACTGAACGTAAAAGAAATAGACGAATCCAAAGAATCTCTGCTAATGGGCTCTAAAAGGATTAATCTCAACTATTATCCAAGATGTCCAAACCCTCAGCTCACTGTTGGGGTTGGCCGCCACTCCGATGTTTCCTCACTCACTTTCCTCCTACAAGACGAAATCGGCGGGCTTTACGTGCGAATCAACGAAGGCAAGGGCGACGaagatggctgggttcatgTTCCTCCAATTGAAGGATCCCTTGTGATCAACGTGGGAGATGCATTGCAGATACTGAGCAATGGTCGATACAAGAGCGTAGAGCACTGTGTGATTGCAAGTGGGAGCAAGAACAGAATTTCAATCCCCATTTTCGTAAATCCAAAGCCAAATGACGTGATCGGTCCTTTGCCTGAGCTGATCGCTGCCGGAGAGAAGCCTAAATATAAGAACATTCTTTACTCTGATTATGTGAAGCATTTTTTCAGGAAGGCTCATGATGGCAAGAAGACTGTGGCTTTTGCTGaaatttga
- the LOC110619678 gene encoding feruloyl CoA ortho-hydroxylase F6H1-3 has translation MAPTLAESTTDASAFDIADFVINQGNGVKGLSELGIKSLPRQYIQPKEALINIIPNKSIPVIDMANWENDPNIAESVCEAAETFGFFQLVNHGVPLEVLDGVKDATHRFFGVPAAVKRKYSKELSPSNSVRFGTSFSPDSEKALEWKDYLSLFYVSEEEASALWPPECKDECLEYMKKSEILCRKLLTALMERLNVKEIDEKKESLLMGSRRINLNYYPRCPNPQLTIGVGRHSDVSTLTFLLQDEIGGLYVRVNEGKGEEDGWVHVPPIEGSLVINVGDALQILSNGRYKSIEHCVIASGSKNRISIPVFVNPKPSDVIGPLPELLAAGEKPKYKNILYSDYVKHFFRKAHDGKKTVEFAEV, from the exons ATGGCTCCAACACTTGCAGAATCAACCACTGACGCCTCCGCCTTTGATATCGCCGATTTTGTGATCAACCAAGGGAATGGCGTAAAGGGTCTCTCTGAGTTGGGCATCAAAAGCCTTCCTCGCCAATATATTCAACCAAAAGAAGCATTGATCAACATCATCCCAAACAAATCCATCCCTGTCATTGACATGGCCAACTGGGAAAATGATCCCAACATCGCTGAATCTGTCTGTGAAGCTGCTGAGACATTTGGATTCTTTCAGCTTGTTAACCATGGCGTTCCTCTTGAGGTCCTTGACGGTGTTAAAGATGCAACGCATCGTTTCTTTGGGGTTCCAGCTGCTGTGAAGAGGAAGTATTCTAAGGAGCTTTCGCCTTCTAACAGTGTTAGATTTGGCACCAGCTTTAGCCCTGATTCTGAGAAAGCTCTTGAATGGAAAGATTATCTCAGCCTTTTCTATGTCTCTGAGGAAGAAGCTTCTGCATTGTGGCCTCCTGAGTGCAa GGATGAATGCTTGGAGTACATGAAGAAATCTGAAATCTTATGCAGAAAGCTTTTGACTGCATTAATGGAGAgactcaatgtaaaagaaataGACGAGAAGAAAGAGTCTCTTTTAATGGGATCTCGAAGAATCAACCTCAACTACTATCCAAGATGTCCAAACCCTCAGCTCACTATCGGTGTCGGCCGCCACTCCGACGTCTCCACCCTCACGTTCCTCCTCCAAGACGAAATCGGTGGACTTTACGTGCGAGTCAACGAaggaaaaggagaagaagatggGTGGGTTCATGTTCCTCCGATTGAAGGATCTCTTGTGATAAACGTCGGAGATGCATTACAAATTCTGAGTAATGGTCGATATAAAAGTATCGAGCATTGTGTGATTGCGAGCGGAAGTAAGAACAGAATTTCTATTCCTGTTTTTGTCAACCCAAAGCCAAGTGATGTGATCGGACCGTTGCCTGAATTGCTTGCTGCCGGAGAAAAGccaaaatataagaatattttataCTCCGATTATGTGAAGCATTTCTTCAGGAAGGCTCATGATGGGAAGAAGACTGTGGAATTTGCTGAAGTGTAA